One window of the Mycobacterium xenopi genome contains the following:
- the galT gene encoding galactose-1-phosphate uridylyltransferase yields MIIAALRQDRTYKPPPDQCPLCPGPTGLTSEVPALDYDVVVFENRFPSLSGAGGPAPRAPDGFVPLPGHGRCEVICFSSDHTGSFAALDVAHARLVVEAWRHRTAELMARPEVEQVFCFENRGEEIGVTLTHPHGQIYGYPFLTPRTATMLQQADQHRKQHGSNLFDDLLAREVADGGRVVARTELFTAFVPFAARWPVEVHIYPNRFAHNLIELDAAELDEFTQLYLDVLRRFDRMYSAPLPYMSALHQFSDTDAQREGYFHVELMSIRRSATALKYLAASESAMDAFISDVTPEDVAARLRELA; encoded by the coding sequence GTGATCATCGCGGCGCTGCGCCAAGACCGCACCTACAAGCCGCCGCCCGATCAATGCCCGCTGTGCCCGGGTCCGACCGGGCTCACCAGCGAGGTGCCCGCCCTCGATTACGACGTCGTGGTGTTCGAAAACCGGTTCCCCAGCCTGTCCGGTGCTGGTGGCCCGGCACCGCGGGCGCCCGACGGGTTCGTGCCGCTGCCCGGGCATGGCCGCTGCGAGGTGATCTGCTTTTCCAGCGACCACACCGGCTCCTTCGCCGCGCTAGACGTCGCGCATGCCCGGCTCGTCGTCGAGGCGTGGCGGCACCGCACAGCCGAGCTGATGGCCCGTCCCGAGGTCGAGCAGGTGTTCTGCTTCGAAAACCGCGGCGAGGAAATCGGGGTCACACTGACCCATCCGCACGGGCAGATCTACGGCTACCCGTTCTTGACCCCCCGCACCGCGACCATGCTCCAACAGGCCGATCAGCATCGAAAACAACACGGCAGCAACCTGTTTGACGACCTGTTGGCACGCGAGGTAGCCGATGGCGGCCGGGTCGTCGCGCGCACCGAGCTGTTCACCGCGTTCGTGCCGTTCGCCGCGCGCTGGCCGGTCGAGGTGCACATCTACCCAAACAGGTTCGCGCACAACCTGATCGAACTCGACGCCGCCGAACTCGACGAGTTCACCCAGCTCTATCTTGACGTGCTGCGTCGATTCGACCGCATGTACTCTGCTCCGCTGCCGTACATGTCGGCATTGCACCAGTTCTCCGACACCGACGCCCAGCGGGAGGGCTACTTCCACGTCGAGTTGATGTCAATCCGGCGCAGCGCGACCGCGCTGAAATATCTGGCAGCCTCGGAGTCGGCGATGGATGCGTTCATCAGCGACGTGACGCCCGAGGACGTCGCCGCGCGGTTGCGAGAACTGGCATGA
- a CDS encoding Mut7-C RNAse domain-containing protein, producing MAGYVEVRAYAELNDFLDPQSRGLTLRRPFRSHQTVKDVLEAMGIPHTEVDLILVNGEPVDFAHRPQTGDRIAAYPVFEALDIGSTTRLRPEPLRDPRFVVDVNLGGLARLLRVLGFDVWFSGDADDDTLADISLAQQRILLTRDRALLKRRAITHGLFVRAHDPEEQTLEVLRRLDLRERLAPLTRCVRCNGALAPVTKDEVIDQLEPLTRRYYDEFSRCADCGQIYWAGSHYAKLLGRVERLRDQL from the coding sequence ATGGCCGGCTATGTGGAGGTGCGGGCATACGCCGAGCTCAACGACTTCCTGGACCCGCAGTCGCGTGGTCTGACGCTGCGTCGGCCGTTCCGCAGCCATCAGACCGTCAAGGACGTGCTGGAGGCCATGGGCATCCCGCACACCGAGGTCGACCTCATCCTGGTCAACGGCGAACCGGTCGACTTCGCCCATCGCCCACAAACGGGTGACCGCATCGCCGCCTACCCGGTGTTCGAGGCGCTCGACATCGGGTCGACGACCAGACTGCGGCCGGAACCGCTGCGCGATCCACGCTTCGTCGTCGACGTCAACCTGGGTGGGCTCGCACGGTTGCTGCGGGTGCTGGGCTTCGACGTGTGGTTCTCCGGCGACGCCGACGATGACACCTTGGCCGATATCAGCTTGGCCCAGCAGCGGATTCTGCTGACTCGAGACCGTGCGCTATTGAAGCGTCGCGCGATCACCCATGGCCTGTTCGTGCGGGCCCACGACCCGGAAGAGCAGACGCTGGAAGTGTTGCGGCGGTTGGATCTGCGCGAGCGGCTGGCTCCGCTGACCCGGTGCGTGCGGTGCAACGGCGCGCTGGCGCCGGTCACCAAGGACGAGGTGATCGACCAGCTCGAGCCGTTGACCCGCCGCTACTACGACGAATTCAGCCGCTGCGCCGACTGTGGGCAGATCTATTGGGCCGGTTCACATTATGCGAAGCTGCTAGGCCGC
- a CDS encoding flavin-containing monooxygenase: protein MTVTPQQAADSVGAPQDAGYFDVVIIGAGISGLGAAYRISERNPGIRYVILERRAQIGGTWDLFRYPGVRSDSSIFTLSFPYEPWTRKEGVADGVHIREYLAATARKYGIDRHIRFNSYVRAADWDSTTDTWTITAEQDGTPATYRARFVFFGSGYYNYDEGYTPEFPGIEQFSGTVVHPQHWPEDLDYTGKKMVVIGSGATAVSLIPSLTEKASKVTMLQRSPTYMFSASRYSWFADLLRKALPRKAAHQIIRMRNALLEGAIWFLSRKTPGFMKWWIRQIAIKNLPEGYDVDTHFKPRYNPWDQRLCLIPDADLYVAISEGRAEVVTDHIDHFDTTGIVLKSGAHLDADIIVTATGLQLQALGGVTLSLDGAEIKPQDRFVYKAHMLEDVPNLFWCVGYTNASWTLRADMTARATAKLLAYMNSRGYTHAYPHRGDEPMPEKPSWDIQAGYVLRALHALPKSGTKRPWNVRQNYFADAIDYRFDRIEEAMVFGRAPQPATAAS, encoded by the coding sequence ATGACCGTGACGCCGCAGCAGGCCGCCGACAGCGTAGGCGCACCGCAGGACGCCGGCTACTTCGACGTGGTGATCATCGGCGCGGGCATCTCGGGGCTGGGCGCGGCCTACCGCATCAGCGAGCGCAACCCCGGCATCCGCTATGTCATCCTGGAGCGGCGCGCACAGATCGGCGGCACCTGGGACCTGTTCCGCTACCCCGGTGTGCGCTCGGACAGCAGCATCTTCACGCTGTCGTTCCCCTACGAGCCGTGGACCCGGAAAGAAGGTGTGGCCGACGGCGTGCACATTCGCGAGTACCTGGCCGCAACCGCGCGCAAGTACGGCATCGACCGCCACATCCGGTTCAACAGCTATGTGCGCGCAGCAGACTGGGATTCGACGACCGACACCTGGACGATTACCGCCGAACAGGACGGCACGCCCGCGACGTACCGGGCCCGGTTCGTGTTCTTCGGGTCCGGCTACTACAACTACGACGAGGGCTACACTCCCGAATTCCCCGGCATCGAGCAGTTCAGCGGCACCGTCGTGCACCCGCAGCACTGGCCCGAGGACCTGGACTACACCGGCAAGAAGATGGTGGTGATCGGCAGCGGGGCAACGGCGGTGTCGCTGATCCCGTCACTGACCGAGAAGGCCTCGAAAGTGACCATGCTGCAACGTTCGCCGACCTACATGTTCTCGGCGTCCAGATACAGCTGGTTCGCGGACCTGTTACGGAAAGCGTTGCCGCGCAAGGCGGCTCACCAGATCATCCGGATGCGCAACGCACTGCTGGAGGGGGCGATCTGGTTCTTGTCCCGCAAAACGCCGGGCTTCATGAAGTGGTGGATCCGCCAGATCGCGATCAAAAACCTGCCCGAGGGCTACGACGTCGACACCCATTTCAAGCCGCGGTACAACCCGTGGGACCAGCGGTTGTGCCTGATCCCGGACGCCGACCTCTACGTCGCGATCAGCGAAGGACGCGCCGAAGTGGTCACCGATCACATCGACCACTTCGACACCACCGGTATCGTGCTGAAATCCGGTGCGCATCTGGACGCCGACATCATCGTCACCGCCACTGGCCTGCAGTTGCAGGCGCTGGGCGGAGTGACGCTGTCGCTGGACGGGGCGGAGATCAAGCCACAGGACCGCTTCGTCTACAAGGCGCACATGCTCGAAGACGTGCCCAACCTGTTCTGGTGCGTGGGCTACACCAACGCCTCCTGGACGCTGCGCGCCGACATGACCGCCCGCGCGACTGCGAAACTCTTGGCGTACATGAACTCTCGCGGCTACACCCACGCCTACCCGCACCGCGGCGACGAGCCGATGCCGGAAAAACCGTCCTGGGACATCCAGGCCGGCTACGTGCTGCGCGCGCTGCACGCGCTGCCCAAGTCCGGCACCAAGCGGCCGTGGAACGTGCGCCAGAACTACTTCGCCGACGCCATCGACTACCGGTTCGACCGGATCGAGGAGGCTATGGTGTTCGGGCGCGCCCCGCAGCCGGCCACGGCAGCATCGTAA
- a CDS encoding YajQ family cyclic di-GMP-binding protein, whose amino-acid sequence MADSSFDVVSKVDRQEVDNALNQAAKELATRFDFRGTDTKIAWKGDNTVELTSSTEERVKAAVDVFKEKLIRRDISMKAFEAGEPTQSGKTYKVTGTIKQGISSENAKKITKLIRDEGPKNVKTQIQGDEVRVSSKKKDDLQAVIAMLKKADLDVALQFVNYR is encoded by the coding sequence ATGGCGGATTCATCGTTCGACGTCGTCAGCAAGGTCGACCGCCAGGAGGTCGACAACGCGCTCAACCAGGCCGCCAAGGAGCTGGCAACCCGGTTCGACTTCCGCGGCACCGACACCAAGATCGCCTGGAAGGGCGACAACACCGTCGAGCTGACCAGCTCCACCGAGGAGCGCGTCAAGGCCGCCGTCGACGTCTTCAAGGAAAAGCTGATCCGCCGCGACATCTCCATGAAGGCCTTCGAGGCGGGCGAGCCCACCCAGTCGGGCAAGACCTACAAGGTCACCGGCACGATCAAGCAGGGCATCAGCAGCGAGAACGCCAAGAAGATCACCAAGCTCATCCGCGACGAGGGGCCCAAGAACGTCAAAACCCAGATCCAAGGCGACGAGGTGCGGGTGTCCAGCAAAAAGAAGGACGACCTGCAGGCCGTGATCGCAATGCTCAAGAAGGCCGACCTAGACGTGGCTTTGCAGTTCGTGAACTACCGGTAG
- a CDS encoding universal stress protein produces MSSYQTVVVGTDGSPTSLRAVERAAQIAAESNAKLIITTGYFPQEEDPRAADILKDEAYLVRGNAPIYAILRDARSRAKLAGAKTIEERSIEDAPVDALVDVAAEANADLLVVGNVGLDARSAILGRLFSVPGSVSRRAKSDVLIVHTTG; encoded by the coding sequence ATGAGCTCCTATCAGACGGTGGTGGTCGGCACCGACGGCTCGCCGACGTCGTTGCGTGCGGTTGAGCGCGCAGCCCAGATCGCTGCCGAGTCAAACGCCAAGCTGATCATTACGACGGGCTACTTTCCGCAAGAAGAAGATCCACGCGCGGCCGACATCCTCAAAGACGAGGCTTACCTGGTCCGGGGCAACGCGCCGATCTACGCGATCCTGCGCGACGCCCGCAGCCGGGCCAAGCTCGCCGGAGCCAAGACCATCGAGGAACGATCGATCGAGGATGCGCCGGTGGATGCCCTGGTGGACGTCGCCGCGGAAGCCAACGCCGATCTGCTGGTGGTCGGCAATGTCGGGCTCGATGCGCGATCGGCGATCCTTGGGCGGCTGTTCTCGGTGCCCGGCAGCGTCTCTCGCAGGGCCAAAAGCGACGTGCTGATCGTCCACACCACCGGCTGA